The proteins below are encoded in one region of Planctopirus limnophila DSM 3776:
- a CDS encoding GspE/PulE family protein, whose product MQRLLSLLQYSLLWGILVSGSMCLFQGEALAQGGAVTTAAPSTYPPVPGGLFYRGNNPTQPGSAGYYFSLPMLIFSLSLVTLMVWTLGWIADDARSLKVRPEFWNTLGLLVAAAAVLILYLGPTPLVAVLGFLICYAGLLGGYAPERNRKVPENSKILTPYHLQTIAIRGLARLGIEVGGKKAVHAAMGPPITFIGKSNKGAGEVDRSRQVESSRGYTSARELVYDAILRRATDIHLEPKDDEFAVRLRVDGVMFPAEPFDRPTGESVVNIFKVLGAMDITERRKPQDGSFRAETEGREIDFRVATQGTQFGEKMSLRILDGGSTVRRLADLGMRKQLIEQIVGIVQQPHGLFLSCGPTGAGKSTTLYAALQEINRYENNIITVEDPVEYKMDGVTQIEINQKAGQTFAASLRSILRQDPDVVMLGEIRDGETAKIACQAANTGHMVFSTVHANDTITALSRLIDLGVEPFLLSDSLSAILGQRLCRKLCDDCKESYKPSADQLEKIGLPAEKAGVFYRPPKDGTDACPTCSGMGYMGRIGVFELLVINDRIRDLLRESPNMTSVRAEARKQGMLYMREEGLRLVLKGTTSLEELLRVVK is encoded by the coding sequence ATGCAACGCTTACTGTCTCTCCTTCAGTACTCGCTGCTTTGGGGCATCCTGGTCTCTGGCAGCATGTGCCTGTTTCAGGGCGAAGCTCTGGCACAAGGTGGCGCTGTCACCACAGCCGCTCCCTCGACTTATCCACCTGTCCCAGGAGGCCTTTTCTACCGCGGTAATAACCCCACCCAGCCGGGTTCTGCGGGATATTACTTCAGCCTCCCGATGCTCATCTTCTCACTGTCGCTGGTCACGCTGATGGTCTGGACCTTGGGCTGGATTGCTGATGATGCGCGCAGTCTGAAGGTCCGCCCCGAGTTCTGGAATACGCTGGGTTTACTCGTCGCCGCCGCCGCTGTGCTGATTTTGTATCTCGGGCCGACACCGCTGGTGGCCGTCCTCGGATTTCTGATCTGCTATGCCGGTTTACTGGGAGGCTATGCTCCCGAACGTAACCGCAAGGTTCCTGAGAACTCGAAGATCCTTACGCCCTATCATCTCCAGACCATCGCCATACGCGGCCTGGCACGCCTCGGGATTGAAGTGGGTGGCAAGAAAGCGGTCCATGCCGCCATGGGGCCACCCATCACGTTTATCGGGAAGTCGAATAAAGGGGCTGGCGAGGTCGATCGATCGAGGCAAGTCGAAAGCAGCCGAGGCTACACTTCCGCTCGGGAACTTGTCTACGACGCCATTCTTCGCCGGGCGACCGATATTCACCTCGAGCCCAAAGACGACGAATTCGCCGTCCGGCTGCGCGTCGACGGAGTGATGTTCCCCGCCGAACCATTCGATCGACCCACCGGCGAATCGGTCGTGAATATTTTCAAAGTGCTCGGAGCGATGGATATCACCGAACGCCGCAAGCCACAGGACGGCAGCTTCCGTGCCGAGACCGAAGGTCGCGAAATTGACTTTCGCGTCGCCACGCAGGGTACACAGTTCGGCGAGAAGATGTCGCTGCGTATTCTCGATGGTGGTTCAACAGTCCGCCGCCTGGCAGATCTAGGCATGCGCAAGCAGTTGATCGAGCAGATCGTAGGAATTGTCCAACAACCCCACGGATTGTTCCTCTCCTGCGGGCCAACTGGTGCCGGTAAATCGACCACACTTTATGCGGCTCTCCAGGAAATCAACCGCTACGAAAACAACATCATCACTGTCGAAGATCCCGTCGAATACAAGATGGATGGTGTGACCCAGATCGAAATCAATCAAAAAGCGGGGCAGACCTTTGCGGCCTCTTTGCGCAGTATTCTTCGCCAGGATCCCGATGTGGTGATGCTGGGCGAAATTCGTGATGGAGAAACCGCCAAGATCGCCTGTCAGGCAGCCAACACCGGACACATGGTCTTCTCGACAGTTCACGCCAACGACACGATTACAGCCCTCTCGCGTCTGATCGATCTGGGTGTCGAACCGTTCCTCCTCTCCGATTCGCTCTCAGCCATTCTCGGCCAGCGGCTCTGTCGCAAATTGTGCGACGACTGCAAAGAGTCGTACAAGCCCTCCGCCGATCAACTGGAAAAGATCGGTCTCCCCGCCGAGAAAGCCGGTGTGTTCTACCGCCCGCCCAAGGATGGTACCGATGCCTGCCCGACTTGCAGTGGCATGGGATACATGGGACGAATCGGCGTTTTTGAATTGCTGGTGATCAACGATCGCATCCGAGACCTGCTGCGGGAATCGCCGAACATGACATCTGTCCGGGCCGAAGCCCGTAAACAGGGCATGCTTTACATGCGAGAAGAAGGCCTGCGACTGGTTCTCAAAGGAACAACAAGCCTCGAAGAACTTCTCCGCGTGGTGAAGTAA
- a CDS encoding PSP1 domain-containing protein, giving the protein MSAPPSQAWVVRYGVTRLLGEFVIRGPHIPVSRGTQVIVRSDRGTEWGEVLCAASESTREWLGIDKETGRILRLPTLDDERHKDRVAQLEVEEFNSCKQLIGEMSLQMQLVDTEHVFGGERIVFYYVSEQRIDFRELVKVLAKRHQSRIEMRQIGIRDEARLLADYGDCGKPVCCNTHLKEMPPVSMKMAKLQKATLDPSKISGRCGRLKCCLRYEYDTYEEHRKELPPIGATVVTKLGQGRVVAQELLAKKLMVAYEGQRTVLTDQKEIITVVGKKGLPAAVEREIEEEEAEEFMQSESSRPPRPQRPPRNPSENRNQPDR; this is encoded by the coding sequence ATGTCAGCTCCCCCCAGCCAGGCATGGGTTGTTCGCTATGGCGTGACGCGTCTGCTGGGAGAGTTCGTCATTCGCGGGCCGCACATTCCTGTCTCTCGCGGCACCCAGGTGATTGTACGCTCAGATCGCGGGACGGAATGGGGCGAAGTGCTCTGTGCTGCGTCCGAGAGTACTCGAGAGTGGCTGGGAATCGATAAGGAAACTGGTCGAATCTTAAGACTGCCGACCCTCGATGATGAGCGGCATAAAGACCGTGTGGCTCAACTGGAAGTCGAAGAATTCAACAGTTGCAAGCAATTGATCGGTGAAATGTCTCTGCAGATGCAGCTCGTCGATACCGAGCACGTCTTTGGCGGTGAACGAATCGTTTTTTACTATGTCTCGGAGCAGCGGATTGACTTCCGTGAACTGGTCAAAGTCCTGGCCAAAAGGCATCAATCGCGCATTGAAATGCGGCAGATTGGAATTCGGGATGAAGCTCGCCTGCTCGCCGATTACGGCGATTGCGGCAAGCCCGTCTGTTGTAATACGCACCTCAAGGAAATGCCCCCAGTTTCGATGAAGATGGCCAAGCTGCAGAAGGCCACTCTCGATCCCTCGAAAATCTCCGGGCGCTGCGGTCGGCTCAAATGCTGCCTGCGATACGAATACGATACTTACGAAGAACATCGCAAAGAACTCCCTCCCATTGGTGCGACAGTCGTGACCAAACTGGGCCAGGGTAGAGTCGTCGCTCAGGAACTGCTGGCTAAGAAGCTGATGGTGGCTTACGAAGGCCAGCGGACAGTGCTGACCGATCAGAAAGAGATCATCACCGTGGTCGGGAAAAAGGGGCTGCCGGCGGCTGTCGAGCGGGAAATCGAAGAGGAGGAGGCGGAGGAATTCATGCAGTCCGAATCTTCCCGACCACCTCGCCCGCAGCGCCCTCCTCGCAATCCCTCAGAGAATCGAAACCAGCCTGATCGCTGA
- the pilM gene encoding type IV pilus assembly protein PilM: protein MAELKSAWGIEIGQAGLKAIKLRYAEASNQVFAVAFDYVPHPKLLSQPDADPDELISEALKTFLSRNQIQGDLLGISLPGSKSLLKFIQLPPVEESKVAEIVRYEARQQIPFPLEDVIWDFQPMGSSSVEGGFMLDAEVGLFAMKRDDIEHQMYPFNQRKLELELVQIAPLAVYNFLWFDRLGQRKDPEQSLNTLADDQYVVALDMGCDQTTLIVTNGKKIWTRNVPIGGNHFTRALTREMKLTFAKAEHLKCNATKSPDPKAVFQAMRPVFNDYVNEIQRSIGFFSSVNRSAQITKLVGLGNGFKLAGLAKFLQQNLNYEVEKIDTFPSSVGDSVLTAPLFHDNILTFTGPYGLALQLLGQTQIHTSLLPPEIVVARKIRRKKPWAVATAAVLLFGLATSVAGYGSVAQSVSKSRFGNAETQADEVAKYASKLDSDYKAQEGRNAAAKERGEKLVKALDSRANWLELYKAIDESLPRDESAEQLDETRIELMNRISLKSVTSKKYDDLATWYNDNAQLAKVSPQYFSAFDKAEARKTGPTGPGYVFTLHGVHFHHAPEDPVKGQGTGYVVNTLLKNLQSFKVTRKDSVTGQVIETPVGQLGISYATVKADPFVLIDYYPMGRPDMASASSAARGLRPGFQPGFNPGGSGAESSYSPPTPGGISSPGIPSPGIPGTGTGRVIDTQLPPEQVNTPRKIHMTNFVVQFVWKPTPEKDRPKEDPALPPVDPAAAPQDGQAAPVATPQTPPAV, encoded by the coding sequence ATGGCCGAATTGAAATCTGCCTGGGGGATCGAGATTGGACAGGCTGGTCTCAAGGCCATCAAGCTGCGCTATGCCGAGGCCTCGAATCAGGTCTTTGCTGTCGCGTTTGATTATGTGCCGCATCCCAAACTGTTGAGCCAGCCCGATGCAGATCCGGATGAACTGATTTCCGAAGCTCTCAAAACCTTTTTGAGCCGCAATCAGATTCAGGGAGATCTGCTGGGAATTTCGCTCCCGGGATCAAAATCGCTGCTGAAATTCATTCAATTGCCACCTGTCGAAGAATCGAAGGTGGCCGAGATTGTGCGCTATGAAGCCCGCCAGCAGATTCCTTTCCCACTGGAAGATGTGATCTGGGATTTCCAGCCCATGGGATCATCTTCCGTCGAAGGTGGATTCATGCTGGATGCCGAAGTCGGCCTCTTCGCCATGAAGCGGGACGACATTGAACACCAGATGTATCCGTTCAATCAGCGGAAGCTGGAACTGGAACTGGTGCAGATCGCACCTTTGGCCGTCTACAACTTTCTCTGGTTCGACCGGCTGGGACAGCGGAAAGACCCTGAGCAATCGCTGAATACACTGGCCGATGACCAGTATGTCGTTGCGCTTGATATGGGCTGCGACCAGACGACATTGATCGTCACTAATGGCAAGAAGATCTGGACGCGTAACGTGCCGATTGGTGGCAATCATTTTACGCGGGCATTGACGCGGGAAATGAAGCTCACGTTTGCCAAGGCGGAACATCTCAAATGCAATGCCACAAAATCGCCTGATCCCAAGGCTGTCTTTCAGGCCATGCGGCCTGTCTTCAACGACTATGTGAATGAGATCCAGCGATCGATTGGCTTCTTCTCGAGTGTCAATCGCTCGGCTCAAATCACGAAACTGGTCGGTCTGGGAAATGGCTTCAAACTGGCTGGTCTGGCCAAGTTTCTCCAGCAGAACCTCAACTACGAAGTCGAGAAGATCGACACGTTCCCGAGTTCCGTGGGCGACAGTGTCCTGACAGCGCCACTGTTCCATGACAACATTCTGACGTTCACTGGCCCCTATGGACTGGCCCTCCAGCTTCTCGGGCAGACGCAGATTCATACTTCTCTGTTGCCACCCGAAATTGTGGTGGCCAGGAAGATTCGCCGCAAAAAGCCGTGGGCAGTCGCTACCGCCGCCGTGCTGCTCTTCGGACTGGCCACATCGGTGGCGGGTTATGGCAGCGTCGCCCAATCGGTGAGTAAGAGCCGCTTTGGTAATGCTGAAACTCAGGCCGATGAAGTTGCCAAATACGCCTCCAAACTCGACAGCGATTACAAGGCTCAGGAAGGGCGTAATGCGGCCGCCAAAGAGCGCGGGGAGAAACTGGTCAAAGCCCTCGATTCCCGTGCCAACTGGCTGGAACTCTACAAGGCGATTGATGAGAGCCTGCCCCGCGATGAAAGTGCCGAACAACTCGATGAGACTCGCATCGAACTGATGAATCGCATTTCACTGAAGTCGGTGACATCCAAGAAATACGATGACCTGGCAACCTGGTACAACGATAACGCTCAATTAGCGAAGGTCTCACCTCAATACTTTTCAGCCTTCGATAAAGCTGAGGCACGCAAGACCGGGCCCACCGGCCCAGGCTATGTCTTCACTCTGCACGGGGTGCATTTCCACCATGCTCCGGAAGATCCTGTCAAAGGCCAGGGAACAGGGTATGTCGTGAATACTCTGCTCAAAAATCTGCAGAGCTTTAAGGTGACTCGCAAAGACTCGGTCACTGGTCAGGTGATTGAGACACCTGTTGGTCAACTTGGGATCAGTTACGCGACCGTCAAAGCGGATCCATTTGTGCTCATCGATTACTACCCGATGGGTCGTCCCGATATGGCCAGTGCGAGCAGTGCGGCTCGCGGCCTGAGGCCTGGCTTCCAGCCTGGTTTCAATCCCGGCGGCTCAGGTGCTGAGTCGAGCTATTCCCCGCCGACACCTGGTGGAATTTCCAGTCCGGGAATTCCCAGTCCTGGCATTCCCGGGACAGGAACAGGCCGTGTGATCGATACCCAGTTGCCACCTGAGCAGGTCAATACGCCTCGTAAGATTCATATGACGAACTTTGTCGTGCAGTTTGTCTGGAAGCCGACTCCGGAAAAAGATCGACCTAAAGAAGATCCAGCCCTTCCGCCAGTCGATCCCGCTGCAGCACCGCAGGATGGCCAGGCAGCACCAGTTGCCACACCACAGACACCACCCGCAGTTTAA
- a CDS encoding polysaccharide deacetylase family protein: MTKTCSEVYVLIPSHSLEDFPQDLGEEAAGSLLEAFAIAWHPALLATAGRIPQWYRADAPPEPAPGQLLILPQPSEDWFPYDWHERLEQAGAGLLKTVARREDNLQQLQAWLESDADDSAQPSLFFQPEAKTSIDDFLAFGTTVLQLELLSRQMRHFSSLDEIILQQRTVGAARSLAAGEFLPCRQQLATAYENLLETRERFYPGEISLFDLCLAPSELDMPRLKAALNGFTWPVNEPLGNQPAVNFLAGSLETSPLLKLADEQLPLAAPQELTAPSNTAPTTTLKELLAQGAVDVLGGEAIELCTPLISPQMWIRNFQQGHLLAKTQLGIVPRVFARRLFGLVSQLPGLLSQTGYAGALHLLLDEGTYPDEEFSSFRWEGTSGEAVTAFSRIPLPAQSAGTFLRLATRLGEALDSDGNPALGFARWPEVATPWFHDLQRAATFAPVLGKFVTCKEFLERVEYPDHVRQYHAGEYLSSSLVYAVAAREKNAISRVASAWKLQGQQAAWQFCEVQRALLSPSENRQQPVQGIKSGGQRWEDELLAHFRVIGASDNRATTDHAANADEEWSAETALQQTAQQFANLLGSKIQNHEAAASPAGTLLINPLPWARPVPEEMEDGTFPTIPPCGYLWLAQNTPNGKSPARKSKPVVKFTEGVLSNDLFEVVFHPQTGGIARIRRHEQRENRLSLQLARRFPRERAIRLGPDPDDEVIKTAYSEMRAGELSIIALTSHSLTVRSLGDLIDQAKGERICYYKLDVTIRAGSLKVEIDLQFLELAAFDGDPWNNYIGARFAFGSEMAAISRSVLGSVHVAGSERFEAPEFVEICDGSLRATILPHGRPYFRKTGPRMLDGLMVVSGETSRRFRWTIAIDDPHPARLAHEAMVPLVRLENVTRPATGETSFFVQCPAKQVSILSWEAGMTDWPIEAPADPSDTESVDRAAKATVSKKSCRVRLMETEGQAKTFSMVWYAPLAGAHKLTLGGAHAAWLKTTGNESRVALSAYEVADIEFVFE; this comes from the coding sequence ATGACGAAAACCTGCTCTGAAGTTTATGTGCTGATTCCATCGCATAGCCTCGAAGACTTTCCACAGGATCTGGGAGAAGAGGCCGCAGGAAGCCTGCTGGAAGCTTTTGCCATCGCCTGGCATCCGGCTCTATTGGCGACAGCTGGTCGAATTCCTCAGTGGTACCGTGCTGATGCTCCTCCCGAACCCGCACCCGGGCAGCTGCTGATTCTTCCTCAACCCTCCGAAGACTGGTTTCCTTACGACTGGCATGAGCGATTGGAGCAAGCGGGGGCTGGCTTACTGAAAACAGTCGCCCGGCGAGAAGACAATCTGCAGCAGCTCCAGGCGTGGCTCGAATCCGATGCCGACGATTCAGCCCAGCCGAGCCTGTTCTTTCAGCCGGAAGCCAAAACCTCGATCGACGATTTTCTGGCCTTCGGAACCACAGTTCTGCAGTTGGAACTCCTCTCCCGACAGATGCGGCACTTTAGCAGTCTGGATGAAATCATTCTGCAACAGCGAACTGTGGGAGCAGCCCGCTCGCTGGCTGCTGGTGAGTTCTTGCCATGCCGACAGCAACTGGCCACTGCCTACGAAAACCTGCTCGAAACACGCGAGCGATTCTACCCCGGCGAAATCTCGCTCTTCGACTTGTGCCTGGCACCTTCCGAGCTCGATATGCCCCGGCTGAAAGCGGCTCTGAACGGCTTCACATGGCCGGTCAACGAACCTTTAGGAAACCAGCCAGCCGTCAACTTTCTGGCGGGTTCACTCGAAACCTCTCCACTGCTGAAGCTGGCTGACGAACAATTGCCACTTGCGGCACCTCAGGAACTCACAGCACCCTCAAACACTGCTCCCACCACCACTCTGAAGGAGTTATTGGCCCAGGGTGCTGTCGATGTTCTCGGTGGAGAGGCTATCGAACTTTGTACGCCGCTAATTTCGCCACAGATGTGGATCAGAAACTTTCAACAAGGCCATCTACTCGCAAAAACTCAACTGGGAATAGTTCCCCGGGTGTTTGCCCGGCGGCTCTTTGGGCTGGTGTCGCAACTTCCCGGTCTCCTCTCACAGACGGGTTATGCGGGAGCGTTACATCTGCTGCTCGATGAAGGAACCTACCCGGATGAAGAGTTCAGCAGCTTCCGTTGGGAAGGTACCAGTGGCGAGGCGGTAACGGCTTTCTCACGAATTCCACTCCCGGCACAATCCGCAGGGACTTTTTTGAGGCTGGCAACCCGACTGGGAGAGGCTCTTGATAGCGATGGAAACCCGGCTCTCGGTTTTGCTCGCTGGCCCGAAGTCGCGACTCCCTGGTTTCATGATCTTCAGCGCGCTGCCACTTTTGCCCCCGTCCTGGGCAAGTTTGTCACCTGCAAAGAATTTCTCGAGCGCGTGGAATACCCCGACCATGTGCGGCAATACCACGCGGGCGAATATCTTTCGTCGAGCTTGGTTTATGCAGTCGCCGCTCGCGAGAAAAACGCCATTTCGAGAGTCGCGAGTGCCTGGAAGCTGCAAGGTCAACAGGCAGCCTGGCAGTTCTGCGAAGTGCAGCGTGCACTGCTTTCTCCAAGTGAAAACCGCCAACAGCCTGTGCAGGGGATCAAAAGTGGGGGTCAACGCTGGGAAGATGAACTTCTCGCCCACTTCCGCGTGATTGGTGCCAGTGACAATCGTGCGACCACGGATCATGCCGCAAATGCCGACGAGGAGTGGTCGGCAGAAACCGCACTGCAGCAGACCGCCCAGCAGTTCGCGAATCTGCTCGGGTCAAAAATTCAAAATCACGAGGCTGCCGCAAGTCCTGCGGGAACTTTATTGATCAATCCGCTTCCCTGGGCACGCCCAGTTCCCGAAGAGATGGAAGATGGGACCTTCCCCACCATTCCACCGTGCGGCTATCTCTGGCTCGCCCAAAACACTCCAAATGGCAAAAGTCCCGCACGCAAGAGCAAGCCTGTCGTCAAATTTACCGAAGGTGTCCTCTCAAACGATCTCTTCGAGGTCGTTTTTCACCCACAAACAGGAGGGATCGCCCGGATTCGTCGGCATGAGCAGCGCGAGAACCGACTGAGCCTGCAGCTGGCCCGCCGCTTTCCGCGTGAACGGGCCATTCGCCTCGGGCCAGATCCTGACGACGAAGTGATCAAGACGGCTTACTCGGAGATGCGCGCTGGTGAGTTATCGATTATCGCCCTGACGAGTCATTCCCTCACGGTTCGATCACTGGGAGACCTCATTGATCAGGCCAAAGGGGAACGCATCTGCTACTACAAACTCGATGTCACGATTCGTGCCGGTTCACTGAAGGTGGAGATCGATCTGCAGTTTCTCGAACTGGCGGCCTTCGATGGCGACCCCTGGAACAACTACATCGGCGCCCGCTTTGCGTTCGGCAGCGAGATGGCGGCCATATCCCGCTCGGTGCTGGGAAGCGTCCATGTGGCGGGGAGCGAACGGTTTGAAGCTCCCGAGTTTGTCGAAATCTGTGATGGTTCCCTGCGGGCGACGATTTTGCCGCATGGCCGACCTTACTTTCGCAAAACGGGCCCCCGCATGCTCGATGGCCTCATGGTCGTTTCGGGCGAAACTTCCCGCCGCTTCCGCTGGACCATTGCCATTGATGATCCGCATCCCGCACGGCTCGCGCACGAGGCGATGGTTCCTCTCGTGCGGCTGGAAAACGTCACCAGGCCCGCAACAGGCGAGACGTCTTTCTTCGTCCAATGCCCAGCCAAACAAGTGAGCATTCTGTCGTGGGAAGCGGGGATGACCGACTGGCCCATCGAAGCTCCAGCCGATCCTTCAGACACTGAAAGCGTCGATAGAGCAGCGAAGGCAACCGTATCGAAGAAGTCGTGCCGGGTGCGGCTGATGGAGACCGAGGGGCAGGCCAAGACCTTTTCGATGGTCTGGTATGCACCACTGGCCGGGGCTCACAAGTTGACACTTGGTGGAGCCCATGCCGCGTGGTTGAAAACAACGGGAAATGAATCCCGCGTGGCACTCAGTGCCTATGAAGTCGCCGATATTGAGTTTGTGTTTGAATGA
- a CDS encoding isocitrate/isopropylmalate dehydrogenase family protein, with protein sequence MYDVTLIPGDGVGPEIAEATRRCVESTGVKINWDVQECGIEVIEKVGKVPESVLTSIRKNKVALKAPITTPIGKGFRSVNVFLRQELGLYACVRPCKTYKGVRSYFSNTPVDLVVVRENTEDLYAGVEFQAGLPATKELIEVINRLATGKKIGTGLDTTGVSIKPMSYEGTRDIANYAFQYAVDNGRKSVTSVCKANIMKFTDGLWYDESRAVAKAYNAKFEQPELAKDADPVLAGKVADGSHLHYMERLIDNMCMQLVQKPELYDVILLPNLYGDILSDLCAGLVGGLGVAPGANIGPDSAIFEATHGSAPKYKGQNKVNPVALILSAKLMLEHLGEKSAAERLEKAVAAVIEEGKDVTYDMKANRNDPTAVGTQQMADAICRKVQSL encoded by the coding sequence ATGTACGATGTCACGCTGATTCCCGGAGATGGTGTCGGTCCCGAAATCGCAGAAGCCACGCGTCGCTGTGTGGAATCCACCGGCGTCAAAATCAATTGGGACGTCCAGGAATGTGGCATTGAAGTGATCGAAAAGGTCGGCAAGGTTCCCGAATCGGTACTGACTTCGATCCGCAAAAACAAAGTGGCTCTCAAAGCACCGATCACCACACCCATCGGCAAAGGCTTCCGCAGTGTCAACGTCTTCCTGCGACAGGAACTTGGCCTTTACGCCTGCGTACGCCCCTGTAAGACCTATAAGGGCGTTCGCAGCTACTTCTCGAATACACCCGTCGATCTGGTGGTGGTTCGTGAGAACACCGAAGACCTTTACGCCGGTGTCGAATTCCAGGCAGGTCTGCCCGCAACCAAAGAACTGATCGAAGTGATCAATCGTCTGGCGACTGGCAAAAAAATCGGGACTGGCCTCGATACCACCGGCGTGAGCATCAAGCCCATGTCCTACGAGGGGACTCGAGACATCGCCAACTACGCCTTCCAGTACGCCGTCGATAATGGCCGTAAATCGGTCACTTCGGTCTGCAAGGCGAATATCATGAAGTTTACCGATGGTCTGTGGTACGACGAATCACGGGCTGTCGCCAAGGCATACAATGCCAAGTTCGAGCAGCCAGAACTCGCCAAGGATGCTGATCCTGTTCTCGCCGGAAAAGTGGCTGATGGCAGCCATCTGCATTACATGGAACGTCTCATTGACAACATGTGCATGCAACTGGTGCAGAAGCCCGAACTCTACGATGTCATTCTCCTGCCCAACCTCTATGGCGATATCCTCAGTGACCTGTGTGCAGGCCTCGTCGGTGGCCTGGGTGTCGCACCGGGAGCCAACATCGGCCCCGATTCGGCGATCTTCGAAGCCACGCACGGAAGTGCCCCCAAGTACAAAGGCCAGAACAAGGTCAACCCCGTGGCACTCATTCTGTCGGCCAAGCTGATGCTCGAACATCTGGGAGAAAAGTCTGCTGCCGAGCGACTCGAAAAGGCCGTGGCCGCTGTCATCGAAGAAGGCAAAGATGTCACTTATGACATGAAAGCCAACCGCAATGATCCCACGGCTGTCGGCACACAGCAGATGGCTGACGCAATCTGCCGTAAAGTTCAGTCGCTGTAG
- the nadD gene encoding nicotinate-nucleotide adenylyltransferase, which yields MRIGLYGGTFDPVHLAHLVLAETCREKLQLDQVWFIPAYQPPHKPGRVILEPKHRIQMLKLAVVGMPCFKVEPVEIQRGEISYTVDTLRQLQQLHPQHEFFLLMGADSLAMLHTWKEPQALFDLATIAVVNRGKEPAPGVEDLGELKSLVGEAALAKILHVRMPGMDLSATTLRENVAQRQSIRFLVPRAVEAYIEANHCYRS from the coding sequence ATGAGGATTGGCCTGTACGGAGGGACGTTCGACCCCGTTCATCTGGCACATCTGGTGCTGGCGGAGACCTGCCGGGAAAAATTGCAACTGGATCAAGTCTGGTTCATACCGGCCTATCAACCTCCGCATAAGCCGGGGCGCGTCATCCTGGAGCCGAAGCACCGCATTCAGATGCTCAAGCTGGCCGTTGTGGGCATGCCTTGTTTCAAAGTCGAGCCGGTTGAAATCCAGCGTGGAGAAATCTCTTACACAGTCGACACTTTGCGTCAGCTACAGCAGCTTCACCCGCAGCATGAGTTTTTCCTCCTCATGGGTGCGGATTCGCTGGCCATGCTCCATACCTGGAAAGAGCCCCAGGCGTTATTCGATCTAGCCACAATCGCGGTGGTAAATCGAGGGAAGGAACCCGCTCCGGGAGTTGAGGATCTTGGCGAGCTCAAATCTCTCGTGGGCGAAGCGGCTCTCGCGAAAATACTCCATGTTCGCATGCCCGGGATGGATCTCAGTGCCACCACTTTGCGTGAGAACGTCGCTCAGCGGCAGAGCATTCGATTTCTCGTGCCTCGCGCCGTCGAAGCCTACATCGAGGCCAATCACTGCTATCGGAGCTGA
- a CDS encoding carboxypeptidase-like regulatory domain-containing protein, whose amino-acid sequence MFRSMFVAFVCSALLMNAGCGSADRGPQAQLTGKVTFSGQPVPEGVVQLSKVGGGAGASANISADGSFSVVLVDPLPPGEYLVLIVPPTIEDNSNPNSPPVQKPKEMEQIPPRYGNAKTSPLKVTLKEGANTADFALEPEKK is encoded by the coding sequence ATGTTCCGCTCGATGTTTGTCGCCTTTGTCTGCAGTGCTTTGTTGATGAATGCCGGGTGTGGTTCCGCCGATCGCGGACCGCAGGCCCAACTGACAGGCAAAGTCACTTTCAGTGGTCAGCCAGTTCCCGAAGGTGTTGTGCAGCTATCCAAAGTGGGTGGCGGGGCAGGGGCCTCGGCGAACATCTCGGCTGACGGCAGCTTTTCCGTCGTGCTGGTCGATCCACTCCCGCCGGGTGAATATCTGGTGCTGATTGTGCCACCCACGATCGAAGACAACTCGAACCCCAACAGCCCCCCTGTGCAGAAGCCCAAAGAGATGGAACAGATTCCACCGCGCTACGGCAATGCCAAGACCAGCCCACTCAAGGTCACTCTCAAGGAAGGGGCGAACACCGCAGATTTTGCCCTCGAACCTGAGAAGAAGTAA